A genomic window from Streptomyces sp. WMMC940 includes:
- a CDS encoding outer membrane protein assembly factor BamB family protein: protein MTLPEDDQAATSEAKPVSTSSGPQSVEGEELLRVAAPKGSLDLNSRAVSAAGSWVTDSYYASGAADAVNGYHTATGKPAWTVPLDGNICEASRDITSTGKVAVVWAADKKVRSRCTQFGVIDVNKGAVLWRTSIPAGKSGLGLDLNVGISEDIAAVGGPDGTLGYRTGTGRQIWDAPLEGCLAEEHTGGGELFTMLSCPGEFRVAKRSPQTGLATWQYTLPKGYRGAWIVSGDPLVLAVMTKEDLLDADRLLTVSGTGKPLGTIDLGEDYTAGCADNDGTCDATVATDDTVYIASDPPGLSAPNHIAAFDIRTAKRKWTSAAPETPNAGTFIPVRADGDGLIAYMPPENKLGSRVVRLAQADGKQTILLRMPDRLLAGAERDMISTEVPDPALFKDGRLYLHRSGAFNEYTAGTPMTLILGTR, encoded by the coding sequence GTGACGTTGCCGGAAGACGACCAAGCGGCAACCAGCGAGGCCAAGCCGGTCTCGACGTCTTCCGGACCGCAGAGCGTCGAGGGCGAGGAACTGCTGCGCGTCGCAGCGCCCAAGGGGTCCCTGGACCTGAACTCCCGGGCCGTCTCCGCCGCGGGCAGCTGGGTCACCGACAGCTACTACGCCTCCGGCGCCGCGGACGCGGTGAACGGCTACCACACGGCGACGGGGAAGCCGGCATGGACCGTTCCCCTCGACGGCAACATCTGCGAGGCGTCACGCGACATCACCAGCACCGGCAAGGTGGCGGTTGTCTGGGCGGCCGACAAGAAGGTGCGGTCCAGATGCACGCAGTTCGGTGTCATCGACGTGAACAAGGGCGCCGTCCTGTGGCGCACTTCCATCCCGGCAGGCAAGTCCGGGCTGGGGCTCGACCTCAACGTCGGGATCAGCGAGGACATCGCCGCCGTCGGCGGACCCGACGGCACTCTCGGATACCGGACCGGCACCGGCAGACAGATCTGGGACGCACCGCTCGAGGGTTGTCTGGCCGAGGAGCACACCGGCGGCGGGGAACTCTTCACCATGCTGAGCTGTCCGGGCGAGTTCCGGGTGGCGAAGCGCAGCCCGCAGACCGGGCTGGCGACTTGGCAGTACACGCTCCCGAAGGGCTACCGCGGCGCGTGGATCGTCTCGGGGGACCCCCTGGTCCTGGCCGTGATGACCAAAGAGGACCTGCTCGACGCCGACCGGCTGCTGACGGTCTCCGGGACGGGGAAGCCGCTGGGCACGATCGACCTCGGAGAGGACTACACGGCTGGGTGTGCGGACAACGACGGCACGTGCGATGCGACCGTGGCGACCGACGACACGGTGTACATCGCCAGCGATCCGCCCGGCCTCTCCGCACCCAACCACATCGCCGCCTTCGACATTCGGACCGCGAAGCGGAAGTGGACATCGGCCGCACCGGAGACCCCCAACGCGGGAACCTTCATCCCCGTCCGGGCCGACGGAGACGGCCTCATCGCCTACATGCCGCCCGAGAACAAGCTGGGCAGCCGCGTCGTGCGCCTCGCACAGGCGGACGGGAAGCAGACGATCCTGCTGAGAATGCCGGACAGGCTCCTGGCGGGCGCCGAACGCGACATGATCAGCACCGAGGTCCCCGACCCGGCACTGTTCAAGGACGGCAGGTTGTACCTCCACCGCAGCGGGGCGTTCAACGAGTACACCGCCGGGACCCCCATGACGTTGATCCTCGGTACCCGATAG
- a CDS encoding ABC transporter substrate-binding protein translates to MTTGDPRNRIPAYPGVDRFVDAFDKLVVQPRRSRSRVPVVLLHEPGGGEAGRRIVAGLRSRMRGRSEVLAPHAHIPRIPDGADPPPLHLFELITNQLRETMPPGTGELHLHSYRLLRSVVTAPALDGLMERRHAELRNHCYAQHRQWSPLAQALWWLGGRDQANGGTLLELLWNFVAGPLFQRLPRALYGRRAKRRMLGKARNPRWYARWVRQQQGSPPTDFFRSALDLVQGELVNEPERMDRVLMQAVLSDLDHACRSRLLNPWRRRRTSRFVLLFDEAGPEDSRVQRFLRELRSAVDDLRCTSVFAVAGGVRSLAARIPDIQATGLAQAGAELINIERRGMPPDQPTGLVVPVAEGPEDDQAAVYWLGRWPTLVTPSPRWGPGAEVAGALGAATLALAVTGALVLVPGTWNREQDDPCQGSTFLGTDGQCVGVGEGSADFGKGPSEQAVRAVLEQIEQQNEEVDGELSGRPAGDPRPGRRTVVYFGPLTGGKDAEDPVRGGTFAELRGIAVAQRHINAQALRSGERVPLRVLAANAGDRFKDAPAVAERIVELAASDPTIAGVVGFGQSRRKTYEAMRILDEAGIPMVGTSGTADELLQQGTHYYQTAATDARAAELMAAFASGAGITAGGRPVSRVSLVADTTDAYSNSLAASFRASYGPGRTDVLLYTPTDAPEPEPIPGALGGRPVPTVEDLAREVCRAVSEEPRTAVVWSARASQFQLFLAEISRMSGNCPQLSVLAGDDVTNALMEDQRPWDHFKGLSLFYVSHGYAPTLAARSPEAAAFLAAYDRAYGSDRSARSKAMREDGHVALAWDALRYLAEGIDQAWRTTGGHDSRLDRGLVQGVLYQGLGGGGFDGATGRIDAHGAASGGRLTEDKLLAVLRGTDSGPVTELLCGVVTRGDERTTWGPEKGRKLPCP, encoded by the coding sequence ATGACCACGGGGGATCCTCGGAACCGCATTCCGGCCTATCCCGGTGTCGACCGTTTCGTCGACGCCTTCGACAAGCTCGTGGTGCAGCCGCGACGCAGCCGCAGCCGAGTACCGGTCGTACTGCTCCACGAGCCGGGCGGCGGCGAGGCGGGGCGCCGGATCGTCGCGGGGCTCCGCTCACGGATGCGCGGCCGCAGCGAGGTCCTCGCCCCGCACGCGCACATCCCGCGGATACCGGACGGGGCCGACCCGCCGCCGCTCCACCTCTTCGAGCTGATCACGAACCAGCTCAGGGAGACCATGCCGCCGGGCACCGGTGAACTGCACCTGCACAGCTACCGATTACTGCGTTCCGTCGTCACCGCACCGGCGCTCGACGGACTCATGGAGCGCCGTCACGCCGAACTGCGCAACCACTGCTACGCACAGCATCGCCAATGGTCGCCCCTGGCCCAGGCGCTGTGGTGGCTCGGCGGTCGTGACCAGGCCAACGGCGGCACGCTCCTGGAACTGCTGTGGAACTTCGTGGCGGGCCCGCTCTTCCAGCGGCTGCCACGGGCCCTCTACGGCCGGCGAGCGAAGCGTCGCATGCTCGGGAAGGCTCGCAACCCTCGCTGGTACGCACGCTGGGTGCGCCAGCAGCAGGGCAGTCCGCCCACCGACTTCTTCCGCTCCGCTCTCGACCTCGTCCAGGGCGAGCTGGTCAACGAGCCCGAGCGCATGGACCGGGTGCTCATGCAGGCCGTGCTCTCCGATCTCGACCATGCCTGCCGGTCCCGTCTCCTCAACCCGTGGCGCCGCCGTCGCACCAGCCGCTTCGTGCTGCTCTTCGACGAGGCGGGGCCCGAGGACTCCCGCGTCCAGCGATTCCTGCGCGAGCTGCGCTCCGCCGTGGACGACCTGCGCTGCACCTCGGTGTTCGCGGTGGCGGGCGGCGTACGTTCGCTGGCCGCGCGCATCCCCGACATCCAGGCCACGGGTCTCGCCCAGGCGGGCGCCGAGCTGATCAACATCGAGCGCCGCGGGATGCCGCCGGACCAGCCGACCGGCCTTGTCGTACCGGTCGCCGAGGGCCCCGAGGACGATCAGGCCGCGGTGTACTGGCTCGGACGCTGGCCGACGTTGGTGACGCCGTCGCCGCGCTGGGGTCCCGGTGCCGAGGTGGCCGGGGCGCTGGGCGCGGCGACGCTCGCCCTCGCGGTCACCGGGGCCCTCGTCCTCGTACCGGGCACGTGGAACCGCGAGCAGGACGACCCCTGCCAGGGCTCCACCTTCCTCGGCACCGACGGCCAGTGCGTCGGGGTCGGCGAGGGCTCCGCCGACTTCGGCAAGGGACCCAGCGAGCAGGCGGTGCGTGCCGTGCTGGAGCAGATCGAGCAGCAGAACGAGGAAGTCGACGGGGAACTCTCCGGCCGGCCCGCCGGCGACCCGCGCCCCGGACGCCGCACGGTCGTCTACTTCGGCCCGCTCACGGGGGGCAAGGACGCCGAGGACCCGGTCCGCGGGGGCACGTTCGCCGAACTGCGGGGCATCGCGGTGGCACAGCGGCACATCAACGCGCAGGCTCTGCGCTCCGGCGAGCGGGTCCCGCTTCGGGTCCTCGCCGCCAACGCCGGGGACCGCTTCAAGGACGCGCCCGCCGTCGCGGAGCGGATCGTGGAACTCGCGGCGAGCGACCCGACCATCGCGGGCGTCGTCGGTTTCGGCCAGAGCCGCCGCAAGACGTACGAGGCGATGCGCATCCTCGACGAGGCGGGCATCCCGATGGTCGGCACCTCCGGCACGGCCGACGAACTCCTGCAGCAGGGCACGCACTACTACCAGACGGCGGCGACCGACGCGCGGGCCGCCGAACTGATGGCCGCGTTCGCCTCCGGCGCCGGGATCACCGCGGGCGGCCGGCCGGTGAGCCGGGTGAGTCTGGTCGCCGACACGACCGACGCCTACAGCAACAGCCTCGCCGCCTCCTTCCGTGCCTCGTACGGGCCGGGGCGCACGGACGTCCTCCTCTACACGCCCACCGACGCGCCGGAGCCGGAACCGATACCCGGCGCCCTCGGCGGGCGGCCGGTCCCGACCGTGGAGGACCTGGCCCGCGAGGTCTGCCGTGCGGTGAGCGAGGAGCCGCGGACGGCGGTGGTGTGGTCGGCGCGGGCCAGCCAGTTCCAGCTGTTCCTGGCCGAGATCTCCCGTATGTCCGGCAACTGCCCGCAGCTCAGCGTGCTCGCGGGAGACGACGTCACCAACGCGCTGATGGAGGACCAGCGTCCCTGGGACCACTTCAAGGGCCTGTCCCTGTTCTACGTCTCGCACGGATACGCGCCCACGCTGGCGGCGAGGAGCCCGGAGGCGGCGGCTTTCCTCGCCGCGTACGACCGCGCGTACGGCAGTGACCGCAGCGCAAGGAGCAAGGCCATGCGTGAGGACGGCCATGTCGCCCTCGCCTGGGACGCGCTGCGCTACCTCGCCGAAGGCATCGACCAGGCCTGGCGCACCACCGGTGGACACGACAGCCGTCTGGACCGTGGACTCGTGCAGGGCGTGCTCTACCAGGGCCTGGGGGGAGGCGGCTTCGACGGCGCCACGGGCCGCATCGACGCGCACGGGGCGGCGAGCGGCGGACGGCTGACGGAGGACAAGCTCCTCGCGGTACTGCGGGGCACTGACAGCGGGCCCGTGACGGAACTGCTGTGCGGCGTGGTGACACGCGGCGACGAACGCACCACGTGGGGCCCGGAGAAGGGGAGGAAACTCCCCTGCCCTTGA
- a CDS encoding sugar phosphate isomerase/epimerase family protein translates to MSRPSKHTDPELAHKIGRRGMLGVAAGATAAALLGAAAPTAAARGRGHGRPVLPPGRLGIQLYSLRDKVSTLGFAAVFAELERYGYDEVEYAGYTQGSAGPITLRQLRRLTRDHGLRAIGSHVGYHNDNDPGAYTFAQNLEKVLDDAQALGLAHIGTASGPWRYGATVDGWKRCAEEFNQYGAAAKARGMKFYQHNHAEEFSFATDKPRVRLYDVLLAETDPDLVYLEMDIYWAYAGQFRFSRRADGTPAPFDPLRYVLEQPDRYPLFHVKDGERDISARDGYRMVDVGDGDIDYRRFISAVARTRGGRLDHHWQAEHDNPVDSLTFARKSSAHLHSLRENDC, encoded by the coding sequence GTGAGCCGCCCCAGCAAGCACACCGATCCCGAGCTCGCCCACAAGATCGGCAGACGCGGCATGCTCGGCGTCGCGGCCGGTGCCACCGCGGCCGCCCTGCTCGGCGCCGCCGCCCCCACCGCCGCCGCCCGCGGTAGGGGCCACGGCCGCCCCGTACTGCCGCCCGGCAGGCTCGGCATCCAGCTCTACTCGCTCCGCGACAAGGTCTCCACCCTCGGCTTCGCCGCCGTCTTCGCCGAACTCGAGAGATACGGCTACGACGAGGTCGAGTACGCCGGCTACACCCAGGGCTCCGCCGGCCCCATCACCCTCCGGCAGCTCCGCCGCCTCACCCGCGACCACGGACTGCGCGCCATCGGCAGCCACGTCGGCTACCACAACGACAACGACCCCGGCGCGTACACCTTCGCCCAGAACCTGGAGAAGGTGCTCGACGACGCCCAGGCCCTCGGCCTGGCACACATCGGTACCGCATCCGGTCCCTGGCGCTACGGGGCCACCGTCGACGGCTGGAAGCGCTGCGCCGAGGAGTTCAACCAGTACGGCGCCGCGGCCAAAGCCCGCGGGATGAAGTTCTACCAGCACAACCACGCCGAGGAGTTCTCCTTCGCCACCGACAAGCCCCGTGTACGCCTCTACGACGTCCTCCTCGCCGAGACCGACCCCGACCTCGTGTACCTCGAAATGGACATCTACTGGGCCTACGCCGGCCAGTTCCGCTTCTCCCGGCGAGCCGACGGCACCCCCGCCCCCTTCGACCCCCTGCGCTACGTCCTCGAACAGCCCGACCGCTACCCCCTGTTCCACGTCAAGGACGGTGAGCGCGACATCTCCGCCCGGGACGGCTACCGCATGGTGGACGTCGGGGACGGAGACATCGACTACCGGCGCTTCATCTCGGCCGTGGCCCGCACCCGGGGCGGCCGGCTCGACCACCACTGGCAGGCCGAGCACGACAACCCCGTCGACTCCCTCACCTTCGCCCGCAAGTCCAGCGCACATCTGCACTCACTGCGCGAGAATGACTGCTGA
- a CDS encoding nucleotide pyrophosphatase/phosphodiesterase family protein, whose translation MSDTTPETTTRPIPLLVLDVVGLTPRLLDHMPHLKRLATTGSYAPLGTVLPAVTCTAQSTFLTGTLPAEHGIVGNGWYFRELGDVLLWRQHNGLVAGDKLWDAARRAHPGYTVANICWWYAMGADTDITVTPRPVYYADGRKEPDCYTRPPALHDELTDRLGTFPLFHFWGPGADIVSSRWIIDATRHILRTRTPDLALCYVPHLDYDLQRHGPDDPRSHRAATDLDTALAPLLDDAHAEGRTVVALSEYGITRVARPVDINRALRRAGLLEVHTQDGMEYLDPTASRAFAVADHQIAHVYVRRPEDLGATREALHGLDGIAELLDDEGKKTHGLDHPRSGELVAVADPDAWFTYYYWLDDAHAPDFARLVEIHRKPGYDPVELFMDPQDPYVRVKAATALARKKLGMRYRMAVVPLDPSPIRGSHGRLPTSDDTDHGPLILCSTPRALTGRVAATDVKSLLLSLAGLH comes from the coding sequence ATGAGCGACACCACCCCCGAGACCACCACCCGCCCCATCCCCCTGCTCGTCCTCGACGTCGTCGGCCTCACCCCACGCCTCCTCGACCACATGCCCCACCTCAAACGCCTCGCCACCACCGGCTCTTACGCCCCCCTGGGCACCGTCCTGCCCGCCGTCACCTGCACCGCCCAGTCCACCTTCCTCACCGGAACCCTCCCCGCCGAACACGGAATCGTCGGCAACGGCTGGTACTTCCGCGAACTCGGCGACGTCCTTCTCTGGCGCCAGCACAACGGCCTCGTCGCCGGTGACAAACTCTGGGACGCCGCCCGCCGCGCCCACCCCGGCTACACCGTCGCCAACATCTGCTGGTGGTACGCCATGGGCGCGGACACCGACATCACCGTCACCCCCCGCCCCGTCTACTACGCCGACGGCCGCAAGGAACCCGACTGCTACACCCGCCCACCCGCCCTCCACGACGAACTCACCGACCGGCTCGGCACCTTCCCCCTCTTCCACTTCTGGGGACCCGGCGCCGACATCGTCTCCAGCCGCTGGATCATCGACGCCACCCGCCACATCCTCCGCACCCGCACCCCCGACCTCGCCCTCTGCTACGTCCCCCACCTCGACTACGACCTCCAGCGCCACGGCCCCGACGACCCGCGCTCCCACCGGGCCGCCACCGACCTCGACACCGCCCTGGCGCCCCTCCTCGACGACGCACACGCCGAAGGCCGCACCGTCGTCGCCCTCTCCGAATACGGCATCACCCGCGTCGCCCGGCCCGTCGACATCAACCGGGCACTGCGCCGAGCCGGACTCCTCGAAGTCCACACGCAGGACGGCATGGAATACCTCGACCCGACGGCCTCCCGCGCGTTCGCGGTCGCCGACCACCAGATCGCGCACGTCTACGTACGCCGTCCCGAAGACCTCGGCGCCACCCGCGAAGCCCTCCACGGCCTCGACGGCATCGCCGAACTCCTCGACGACGAGGGCAAGAAGACCCACGGCCTCGACCACCCGCGCTCCGGTGAACTCGTCGCCGTCGCCGATCCCGACGCCTGGTTCACCTACTACTACTGGCTCGACGACGCACACGCCCCCGACTTCGCCCGGCTCGTCGAGATCCACCGCAAACCCGGCTACGACCCCGTCGAACTGTTCATGGACCCCCAGGACCCCTACGTCCGCGTCAAAGCAGCCACGGCCCTCGCCCGCAAGAAGCTCGGTATGCGCTACCGCATGGCCGTCGTGCCCCTGGACCCCTCACCTATTCGCGGGAGCCACGGCCGCCTCCCCACGAGCGACGACACCGACCACGGTCCGCTCATCCTGTGCTCCACCCCCCGCGCCCTGACCGGCCGCGTCGCGGCCACCGACGTGAAATCCCTGCTGCTCTCGCTCGCAGGACTTCACTGA
- the eboE gene encoding metabolite traffic protein EboE: MRFRHPDGTTVHLSYCTNVHPAETLDGVLAQLRDHCEPVRRRLGRDRLGIGLWLAHEAARALTSDPAALRGLRAELDRRGLEVVTLNGFPYEGFGADEVKHRVYRPDWAEPERLSHTTDLARLLAALLPDDVTEGSVSTLPLAWRTRWDEHSATAARTALTTLAERLDALEELTGKSVRIALEPEPGCIVETTADAIGPLTDIAHPRIGICVDTCHLATSFEQPGPALDALTAAGVTIPKAQLSAALHAEHPHLPDVRAALAAFAEPRFLHQTRTLPRALRAGGTPSAAGLRGTDDLHEALAADALPDAAPWRAHFHVPLHAPPAPPLTSTLPVLRDTLARLAGGPTPLTRHLEVETYTWQALPDTQRPRSRAQLADGIAAELTLARDLLTDLGLKELP; the protein is encoded by the coding sequence ATGCGCTTCCGCCACCCCGACGGCACCACCGTCCACCTCTCCTACTGCACCAACGTCCACCCCGCCGAAACCCTCGACGGCGTCCTCGCCCAGCTCCGCGACCACTGCGAACCCGTCCGCAGACGCCTCGGACGCGACCGGCTCGGCATCGGACTGTGGCTCGCCCACGAAGCCGCCCGCGCCCTCACCTCCGACCCCGCGGCGTTGCGCGGCCTGCGCGCCGAACTCGACCGACGCGGACTGGAGGTCGTCACCCTCAACGGCTTCCCCTATGAGGGCTTCGGCGCCGACGAGGTCAAACACCGCGTCTACCGGCCCGACTGGGCCGAACCCGAACGCCTCAGCCACACCACCGACCTCGCCCGCCTCCTCGCCGCCCTCCTCCCCGACGACGTCACCGAGGGATCCGTCTCCACCCTCCCGCTCGCTTGGCGCACCCGCTGGGACGAACACTCCGCCACCGCCGCCCGCACCGCACTCACCACCCTCGCCGAACGCCTCGACGCCCTCGAGGAACTCACCGGCAAGTCCGTCCGCATCGCCCTCGAACCCGAACCCGGCTGCATCGTCGAGACCACCGCCGACGCCATCGGCCCCCTCACCGACATCGCCCACCCCCGCATCGGCATCTGCGTCGACACCTGCCACCTCGCCACCTCCTTCGAACAACCCGGCCCCGCCCTCGACGCACTCACCGCCGCCGGCGTCACCATCCCCAAAGCCCAGCTCTCCGCGGCCCTCCACGCCGAACACCCCCACCTCCCCGACGTACGCGCAGCACTCGCCGCGTTCGCCGAACCCCGCTTCCTCCACCAGACCCGCACCCTTCCCCGAGCTCTTCGAGCAGGGGGGACCCCGTCCGCCGCCGGACTCCGCGGCACCGACGACCTGCACGAAGCCCTCGCCGCGGATGCCCTCCCCGACGCAGCCCCCTGGCGCGCCCACTTCCACGTCCCCCTCCACGCACCCCCCGCCCCGCCGCTCACCTCCACCCTGCCCGTGCTCCGCGACACCCTCGCCCGCCTCGCCGGCGGCCCCACCCCACTCACCCGCCATCTCGAGGTCGAGACCTACACCTGGCAGGCCCTCCCCGACACACAGAGGCCACGCAGCCGCGCCCAGCTCGCCGACGGCATCGCCGCCGAACTCACTCTCGCCCGCGACCTGCTCACCGACCTCGGCCTCAAGGAACTCCCATGA
- a CDS encoding TatD family hydrolase, whose translation MRIFDPHIHMTSRTTDDYRAMYAAGVRAVVEPAFWLGQPRTSPASFFDYFDSLLGWEPFRAAQYGIAHHCTIALNPKEANDPRCRPVLDALPRYLEKDNVVAVGEIGYDSMTPEEDTALAAQLQLAADHGLPALVHTPHRDKLAGLHRTVDAVHASALAPERVLLDHLNETTVAVAADSGCWLGFSIYPDTKMDEDRMVAVLQDHGPERVLVNSAADWGRSDPLKTRKTADAMLAAGFTEDDVDRVLWRNPVAFYGQSGRLQLDVPPPEALHEGNSILRGGE comes from the coding sequence ATGCGCATCTTCGACCCGCACATCCACATGACCTCCCGCACCACGGACGACTACCGGGCCATGTACGCCGCCGGTGTCCGCGCCGTCGTCGAACCCGCCTTCTGGCTCGGCCAGCCCCGCACCTCACCCGCCTCCTTCTTCGACTACTTCGACTCGCTCCTCGGCTGGGAACCCTTCCGCGCCGCCCAGTACGGCATCGCCCACCACTGCACCATCGCCCTCAACCCCAAGGAGGCCAACGACCCCCGCTGCCGCCCCGTCCTCGACGCACTGCCCCGCTACCTCGAGAAGGACAACGTCGTCGCCGTCGGCGAGATCGGTTACGACTCCATGACCCCCGAGGAGGACACCGCCCTCGCCGCCCAGCTCCAGCTCGCCGCCGACCACGGACTGCCCGCCCTCGTCCACACCCCCCACCGTGACAAACTCGCCGGCCTGCACCGCACCGTCGACGCCGTCCACGCGTCCGCCCTCGCCCCCGAGCGGGTCCTGCTCGACCACCTCAACGAGACCACCGTCGCTGTCGCCGCCGACAGCGGCTGCTGGCTCGGCTTCTCCATCTACCCCGACACCAAGATGGACGAGGATCGCATGGTCGCCGTCCTCCAGGACCACGGCCCCGAACGCGTCCTCGTCAACTCCGCCGCCGACTGGGGCAGAAGCGACCCCCTCAAGACCCGGAAGACGGCCGACGCGATGCTCGCCGCCGGCTTCACCGAAGACGACGTCGACCGGGTGCTGTGGCGCAACCCCGTCGCCTTCTACGGCCAGAGCGGCCGCCTCCAGCTCGACGTCCCCCCGCCCGAGGCCCTGCACGAGGGCAACTCCATCCTCCGCGGCGGGGAATGA
- a CDS encoding EboA domain-containing protein produces the protein MAIVILEDLVTRLDDAARSWLHAALAEAARSAAAPQDPTTARTVNAWETRFASAGRHCGSAHADSVRTHLLHAARPGAATLTRLYRQGTAAERRAVLLALHHLAPGPADGIPLVEDALRTNDTRLVAAAVGPYATRHLPPHSWRHALLKCLFTGVPVDTVDGLVHRSRGDTELARMLTDYAAERAAANRPVPADLHRVLALTSPTEES, from the coding sequence ATGGCGATCGTGATCCTCGAGGACCTCGTCACCCGCCTCGACGACGCCGCCCGGTCCTGGCTCCACGCAGCCCTCGCCGAAGCCGCCCGTTCCGCGGCCGCGCCCCAGGACCCCACCACCGCCCGAACCGTCAACGCATGGGAGACCCGCTTCGCCTCCGCCGGCCGCCACTGCGGAAGCGCACACGCCGACTCCGTACGCACCCACCTCCTCCACGCGGCCCGCCCCGGCGCCGCCACCCTCACCCGCCTCTACCGGCAGGGCACCGCCGCCGAACGCCGCGCCGTCCTCCTCGCCCTCCATCACCTCGCCCCCGGTCCCGCCGACGGCATCCCCCTCGTCGAGGACGCACTGCGCACCAACGACACCCGCCTCGTCGCCGCGGCCGTCGGCCCCTACGCCACCCGCCACCTCCCCCCGCACTCCTGGCGCCACGCCCTCCTCAAATGCCTCTTCACCGGGGTTCCCGTCGACACCGTCGACGGCCTCGTGCACCGCTCCCGCGGCGACACCGAACTCGCCCGCATGCTCACCGACTACGCGGCCGAACGCGCCGCCGCCAACCGGCCCGTCCCCGCCGACCTCCACCGCGTCCTCGCCCTGACGTCCCCCACGGAGGAGTCCTGA
- a CDS encoding sugar phosphate isomerase/epimerase family protein, with protein MSLRLGYGTNGLTDLRLDDALLLLADLGYDGVGLTLDHMHLDPLAPDLGTRTRRLAGRLADLGLAVTVETGARYVLDPRHKHGPSLLDPDPDARTARTGLLVRAVQVAADLGAHAVHCFSGTTPRGTSPDTAWRRLASALTPVLEAAATARVPLAIEPEPGHLLATLDDFHHLRARLGDPEPLGLTLDIGHCQCLEPAPPADCVAQAAPWLRHVQIEDMRRGVHEHLPFGDGEIDFPPVLEALAATGYRGLTVVELPRHSHAGPELARRSIEFLRPRVPANGAPAWRS; from the coding sequence ATGAGCCTGCGTCTCGGCTACGGAACCAACGGCCTCACCGACCTGCGCCTCGACGACGCCCTCCTCCTGCTCGCCGACCTCGGCTACGACGGCGTCGGCCTCACCCTCGACCACATGCACCTCGACCCCCTCGCCCCCGACCTCGGCACGCGCACCCGCCGGCTCGCCGGCCGCCTCGCCGACCTCGGGCTCGCGGTCACCGTCGAGACCGGCGCCCGCTACGTACTCGACCCGCGCCACAAGCACGGACCGTCCCTGCTCGACCCGGACCCCGACGCCCGCACCGCCCGCACCGGGCTCCTCGTGCGCGCCGTGCAGGTCGCCGCCGACCTCGGCGCCCACGCCGTGCACTGCTTCAGCGGCACCACCCCCCGGGGCACCTCGCCCGACACCGCGTGGCGGCGCCTCGCGTCCGCCCTCACCCCCGTCCTGGAGGCCGCCGCCACCGCCCGCGTCCCCCTCGCGATCGAACCCGAACCCGGCCACCTCCTGGCCACCCTCGACGACTTCCACCACCTCCGCGCTCGCCTCGGCGATCCCGAACCCCTCGGCCTCACCCTCGACATCGGCCACTGCCAGTGCCTGGAGCCCGCCCCGCCCGCCGACTGCGTTGCACAGGCCGCGCCCTGGCTGCGGCACGTCCAGATCGAGGACATGCGCCGCGGCGTCCACGAACACCTCCCCTTCGGCGACGGCGAAATCGACTTCCCGCCCGTCCTCGAAGCCCTCGCCGCCACCGGCTACCGCGGACTGACCGTCGTCGAACTGCCCCGCCACTCCCACGCCGGGCCGGAACTCGCACGCCGCTCCATCGAGTTCCTCCGCCCCCGCGTCCCCGCGAACGGAGCACCGGCATGGCGATCGTGA